The Alphaproteobacteria bacterium genome includes a window with the following:
- a CDS encoding glutathione S-transferase — translation MTTMREAAEAAAGARNPPIVLWGRASSCNVQKAIWALEELGLCYRRIDAGGDFGGLDDPAYLAMNPHGRIPTLRDGATVVWESEAIVRYLAARYGAGTLWPQDPAARAAADQWMAWTAARLYPDWIALFWRLVRTPPAKRDNALIERLRAATAERMEMLDRHLAHRPFVAGDALTVGDIPAGMTLYRWFAMAIDRPPMPHLEAWYRRLCDRPAYRARICIPFDELVGKEGY, via the coding sequence ATGACGACGATGCGAGAAGCGGCGGAAGCCGCGGCGGGCGCGCGCAACCCACCCATCGTGCTGTGGGGGCGCGCATCGTCGTGCAACGTGCAGAAGGCGATATGGGCCCTCGAAGAGCTCGGCCTGTGCTATCGCCGAATCGATGCGGGCGGCGATTTCGGCGGGCTGGACGACCCGGCCTATCTGGCGATGAACCCGCACGGCAGGATCCCGACGCTGCGCGACGGCGCTACGGTGGTATGGGAGAGCGAGGCGATCGTGCGCTACCTGGCCGCGCGCTACGGCGCCGGTACGCTATGGCCGCAGGACCCCGCGGCGCGGGCGGCCGCCGACCAGTGGATGGCCTGGACCGCCGCCCGCCTCTATCCGGACTGGATCGCGCTGTTCTGGCGGCTGGTGCGGACGCCGCCGGCGAAACGCGACAACGCGCTGATCGAGCGGCTGCGCGCGGCCACGGCGGAGCGGATGGAGATGCTGGACCGGCACCTGGCGCACCGCCCCTTCGTCGCCGGCGACGCCCTGACCGTGGGCGACATTCCGGCCGGGATGACGCTCTATCGCTGGTTCGCGATGGCGATCGATCGCCCGCCGATGCCGCATCTGGAAGCCTGGTACCGGCGGCTGTGCGACCGGCCGGCCTACCGGGCGCGCATCTGCATCCCGTTCGACGAGTTGGTCGGCAAGGAAGGCTACTGA
- the dksA gene encoding RNA polymerase-binding protein DksA gives MGDRILLDSHYRPSEDEDFMNERQLEYFRQKLLKWRQELLEESTETIRSLQHESLAEADLTDRASKETDRALELRTRDRQRKLIAKIDAALRRIDDGSYGYCEMTHEPIALRRLEARPIATMSLEAQELHERQERLRRDD, from the coding sequence ATGGGCGATCGGATTCTACTCGACAGCCACTATCGTCCGTCCGAGGACGAGGACTTCATGAATGAGCGGCAGCTCGAGTATTTCCGGCAGAAGCTCCTGAAGTGGCGCCAAGAACTGCTGGAAGAATCGACCGAGACCATCCGTAGCCTGCAGCATGAGAGCCTCGCCGAGGCCGACCTGACCGACCGCGCCTCCAAGGAAACCGACCGCGCGCTCGAGCTGCGCACCCGCGACCGCCAGCGCAAGCTGATCGCCAAGATCGACGCCGCGCTGCGCCGGATCGACGACGGCAGCTACGGCTATTGCGAGATGACGCACGAGCCGATCGCGCTGCGGCGGCTGGAGGCCAGGCCGATCGCGACCATGAGCCTCGAGGCGCAGGAACTGCACGAGCGCCAGGAGCGGCTGCGCCGCGACGACTGA
- a CDS encoding flagellar assembly protein FliX, with product MRVERTEARRGVSAPKRAAAAGSGAGGAFAAAIGRAGASSAAESAAAVSNVGALTGIDAMVALQAVDGDRSARRRAVARGESILDELDALRIALLTGQLTLGQIQRLVSTIAEQRSQTDDPRLNAVLDEIDLRAQVELAKYDRRP from the coding sequence ATGCGGGTCGAACGGACGGAAGCGCGGCGCGGCGTATCGGCGCCGAAGCGGGCCGCGGCGGCCGGCAGCGGTGCCGGCGGCGCCTTCGCCGCGGCGATCGGCCGTGCCGGCGCTTCGAGCGCGGCGGAGAGCGCGGCCGCCGTGTCGAACGTGGGCGCGCTCACCGGCATCGACGCGATGGTGGCGCTGCAGGCGGTGGACGGCGACCGTTCCGCCCGCCGGCGCGCCGTCGCCCGCGGCGAATCGATTCTCGACGAACTCGACGCCCTGCGCATCGCCCTGCTGACCGGTCAGCTGACGCTGGGCCAGATCCAGCGGCTGGTCTCGACCATCGCCGAGCAGCGCTCGCAGACCGACGATCCGCGGCTCAACGCCGTGCTCGACGAGATCGACCTGCGCGCGCAGGTCGAGCTGGCGAAGTACGATCGCAGGCCCTAG